From Xanthomonas citri pv. mangiferaeindicae:
CATCGTCGAAGTACAGCGCGCTGGTGACCGAGGCACGCAGGCTCATCTTGTGTTTGATCTCCTGCGCCGTGAAGCCGGCGAAGTCCTTCTCCACGACGAACCCCTGGATGCCGTCGTCGGTCTTCGCCCAGACGATCGCGATGTCGGCCAGGTTGCCGTTGGTGATCCACATCTTGGCGCCGTTGAGGATCCAGTCGCCGCCGTCGCGGCGCGCATGGGTCTTCATGTTCGCCGGGTCCGAGCCGCCATGGGGCTCGGTCAGACCGAAGCAACCGATGACCCGGCCGGCCGCCATGTCGGGCAGCCAGCGGCGGCGCTGCTCCTCGCTGCCGTAGGCATAGATCGGATACATGCACAGCGACGATTGCACGCTGGCGAAGCTGCGCAGGCCGCTGTCGCCACGCTCGAGTTCCTGGCAGATCAGGCCGTAGCTGACCGCGTTGAGGCCGGCGCAGCCGTACTCGGTCGGCAACGTGGCGCCGAGCAGGCCGAGTTCGGCCATCTCGGGAATCAGTTCGGTCGGAAACCGCCCCTCGTCGAAGCAGGCGCCGATGATCGGCAGCACACGCTCGTCGGTGAAGCGGGCGACGGCGTCCTGGACCGCGCGCTCGTCTTCATCGAGCAGCGAACGCACGTCGTACAGATCGTAGGGATGCAGGGCCATGGCGGTCCGGTCTGGGCGGGATGCCGGCCATTGTAGCGATCCACGCGCCGGCGTCGTCGGGGGCCTCCACGCAGGAAGGCCGGCGATGTGCCGGCCTTCCTGCAAGACAGCGATGGCGCGGTTGCTCAGCCGCGCACGGGCGCGTCGTCGAGCGCTGCGGTCATCACCCGGCCATTGAGCACCGGCAGACGCTCGCCCGGGGCTTCGCGCATGCGCAGCGTGTGCTCGGTGCCTTCGTAGCGATAGGTGACGTCGTAGCCGACCGTCTTTTCCTCGTCGCCCAGCAGGATCCGGTTGCCCGGCTTGCTGTCGGTGCGCATCGAGCCGGTGGTGCCGTCGGGATTGCGATAGGTCACGTTGTAGGCGACCACGCGCGAGGACTGCGAGGAATCCTGCACGGTGCGGCACTGACGGTCGACACGTTCGACGACGCGGCCGCCGACATGGTTACGGTCGATCCGGTTGCCGATGAAGCCGCCGGCGGTCGCGCCGGCCGCGGTGGCGAGCTTGCGCCCATTGCCGCCGCCGACCTGGTTGCCCACCAGACCGCCGACCAGCGCGCCGACCACGGTCCCGCCGACGTTGCCGTCGCGCTCGGGCAGACGGTCTTGCACCACCACGTCCTCGCAGACCTGGCGCGGCGAGGTCGAGGTCATCGTCTCGCGGATCGGCTCGCTGCCCAGCACGGTCGCATAGACCTGTTCGGTCTCGGTGACCGGGCGGGTCGCCACGACGTCGGCATAGTCGAGCTTGTCCTCGACGCGCTTGTCCTCGGCGCCCGCGGTCGTATCGCCGGCGACCGATGTCCCCGCGCCATCGCGGCTGTTGTGGTACGCGCCGACGGCCACGCCACCTACCAGCAAAGACGCCAGCGCAATCGCGATCGTGTTGCTCTTCATGGGATCTCCTTGCGGCCATCGGCCTGTACGTCGTGACAGTGATTGCACCATTGCCAAGCTGAACAGGCACACGAACAAGGGCGACTCAGGCTGACCCGGCGCTAAACCGGGACGTCAGCAGGCCGTGCTAGCGTGTGCCGCATCCCGCCCCCCTCGCGAGGCCCACGATGCCCAGTCCCTTTACCGTGCCGCTCGTGTCGTGGCTGTCCCGGTTGAGTCACCCGCGCCTGTTCGTGGTCGTGGCCATCCTGTTCGGCATCAATCTGGTCATCCCCGATCCGATCATCCTGATCGACGAAGTCCTGCTGGGGCTGGCGACGGTCGCCCTGGCCCGGCGCAAGCGCACGTCCGACGCGCCGACACAGGCCGATCCGCGTCCGCCGATCGATGGCCAGGCGCGCCGCCCTTGAGGCTGATCGACAGCCACTGTCATCTCGACGCACCGCAGTTCGACGACGACCGCGCGGCGGTCGTGGCCCGCGCGCGGGCGGCGGGCGTTGTTCAGCAAGTGGTGCCGGCCATCGCCCGCGCCGGGTGGCCGGGCTTGCGTGCGGTCTGCGCCGCAGACGCAGGGCTGTTCCCCGCCTACGGCCTGCATCCCATGTTTCTGGCCGAGCATCAGCCCGAAGACCTCGACGCCCTGGCCGACTGGATCGTGCGCGAGCGGCCGGTGGCGGTGGGCGAGTGCGGCCTGGACCATTTCGTCGACGGGCTCGACCACGCAGCCCAGGCGCATTACTTCGAAAGCCAATTGCGCCTGGCGCATGCCCACGACCTGCCGGTGATCGTGCACGCGCGGCGGGCGGTCGATCCGGTGATCGCAGCGCTCAAACGGTTCGACGGCCTGCGTGGCGTGGTGCACAGCTTCGGCGGCAGCGCCGAACAGGCGCGCCAGCTGTGGCAACGCGGCTTCATGATCGGGCTCGGCGGGCCGTTGACCTATGACCGCGCCCGCCGTCTGCACCGATTGGCCGCAACGATGCCGATCGAACACCTGCTGCTCGAGACCGACGCCCCCGACCAGCCCGACAGTGCCCACCGCGGCCAGCGCAACGAACCGGCGCGCCTGGTCCACGTGCTGGAGGCGGTCGCGCGCCTGCGCGGCGAACCGCCGGAGATCGTGGCCGCGCAGACGCGCGACAACGCTGCGCGGTTGTTCGGTCTGCCGCCGCTCTAGCCGCCGCGTTGATCAGGCGGCGGCATCGGCCGCCGGCCGCAACAGCAGTTCGAGCGCCTTGCCGGCCGCGGCGAATGCGAACGCACCGGTGATGTGCGTGGCCGCCCCCAGGCCGCTGCCGCAATCGAGATTGAGCGCGGCATCGGGCCCCAACTGCGGGCGGAGGCCGCAGACACTGCCATCGGCCTGCGGATAGCGGACGTTCTCCAGCGAATAGATCGCCGGCACCCCGAAATAGCGCTTGGGGCCCTTGGGAAAATTGAATTCGGCGCGCAGCTTCTTGCGGATCAGCGCGAGCATCGCATCGTGCTCGGTCCGCGACAGATCGCGCACGCGCACCAGCGTCGGGTCGATACGGCCACCGGCGGCGCCCACCGTGATCACCGGCAGCTTGCGTCGCCGGCACCAGGCGATCAACTCGACCTTGCTGCGGAAACTGTCGCAGGCATCGATCACCAGGTCGTAGCCCCGCCCCAGCATTGCCTCGAGGTTGGCCGGGGTCACGAAGTCCTCCAGCGCATGCACCGTCATGCGCGGATGGATCGCCAGGCAGCGCTCGGCCATTACCCTTGCCTTGTTGCGCCCGTACTGGCCCTCGAGCGCCGGCAACTGCCGATTGGTGTTGGACACGCACAGATCGTCGGCGTCGATCAGCGTCAGCGTGCCGACACCGCTGCGGGCAAGCGCCTCGGCCAC
This genomic window contains:
- a CDS encoding DNAase; amino-acid sequence: MRLIDSHCHLDAPQFDDDRAAVVARARAAGVVQQVVPAIARAGWPGLRAVCAADAGLFPAYGLHPMFLAEHQPEDLDALADWIVRERPVAVGECGLDHFVDGLDHAAQAHYFESQLRLAHAHDLPVIVHARRAVDPVIAALKRFDGLRGVVHSFGGSAEQARQLWQRGFMIGLGGPLTYDRARRLHRLAATMPIEHLLLETDAPDQPDSAHRGQRNEPARLVHVLEAVARLRGEPPEIVAAQTRDNAARLFGLPPL
- a CDS encoding tRNA threonylcarbamoyladenosine dehydratase, with the protein product MDEHARARFAGIERLYGQGAVARLLQRHVAVVGLGGVGSWVAEALARSGVGTLTLIDADDLCVSNTNRQLPALEGQYGRNKARVMAERCLAIHPRMTVHALEDFVTPANLEAMLGRGYDLVIDACDSFRSKVELIAWCRRRKLPVITVGAAGGRIDPTLVRVRDLSRTEHDAMLALIRKKLRAEFNFPKGPKRYFGVPAIYSLENVRYPQADGSVCGLRPQLGPDAALNLDCGSGLGAATHITGAFAFAAAGKALELLLRPAADAAA
- a CDS encoding acyl-CoA dehydrogenase; translation: MALHPYDLYDVRSLLDEDERAVQDAVARFTDERVLPIIGACFDEGRFPTELIPEMAELGLLGATLPTEYGCAGLNAVSYGLICQELERGDSGLRSFASVQSSLCMYPIYAYGSEEQRRRWLPDMAAGRVIGCFGLTEPHGGSDPANMKTHARRDGGDWILNGAKMWITNGNLADIAIVWAKTDDGIQGFVVEKDFAGFTAQEIKHKMSLRASVTSALYFDDVRVPDANRLPNVKGLKGPLGCLTQARYGITWGPIGAAIACLDEALGYSKERILFDRPVAATQSAQIKLADWARRITSAQLLSLQLGRLKDAGKMQPTQVSLAKWNNCRMAIDIAREARDLLGGAGITTEHSPIRHALNLESVITYEGTETVHQLVVGRELTGINAF